ATATCCGCGGATTGTCGGCGAAACCGGCGGCAAGGATTTCATTTTCGTGCATCGGTCGGCGGATATCGACCAGGTGGCCACGGCCATCACCCGCGGGGCGTTCGAATTCCAGGGACAGAAATGCTCGGCGGCTTCGCGGGCCTATATCCCGAAGTCCATGTGGCCGGTTCTCAAGGAGCGTCTGGTGGCCGATATGAAGCAGATCAAGATGGGAACGGTCGAGGATTTCAAAAACTTCATGAACGCCGTTATCGACCGGAGTGCTTTCACCGATATCTGCGCCTATATCGACTATGCCAAGGAATCGAACGAGGCCGAGTTTATCTGGGGCGGTAATTATGACGATTCCAAAGGGTTCTTTATCGAACCGACCATCGTGCTGACGGCCAATCCGCATTTCAAGCTGATGGAGGAGGAAATCTTCGGACCGGTCATCACGCTTTATGTGTACGATGACGATAAGTATGAAGAAACCCTGCACGAGTGCGACCATACCTCGCCGTACGCCCTGACCGGGGCGGTATTTGCCCGGGACCGGATGGCGGTGGTGACGGCCGGACGGATTCTGCGTCACGCCGCCGGTAATTTCTATATCAACGACAAACCGACCGGGGCGGTGGTCGGCCAGCAGCCGTTCGGCGGCGGCCGGGCCTCGGGCACCAATGATAAAGCCGGGTCATGGTTGAACATGATCCGCTGGACTTCGCCGCGGACGATCAAGGAGAATTTCATTCCGCCGAAGGATTTCAAATACCCATTTATGGGGTAGGGAAACTATGAGGCAGCGGGGCCGGGTGATTTCATCCCGGCCTTTTTTATTCATGCAATTTTGAAAGTATGATTGTCAGGAAGAGATTGAATATATAAGAAGGGGCAGACGTAGGCTGTTCTGTGTCAAGACATAGTTTACATTATGTATCAGGCTTTTTTGTGATTGTAATTGACGCTAAACTTTTGTATTTATAATGAAAAAGCGTTTTGTAATCTGATGAGATCGGAATAATCGAGAGGTTGAGAGATTGGCTGACCATAAAAGAAATATAAGTAAATGCTGGGCAAATAACTATGTCAATGACGAAGTAGTCTTAAGGTATGGAGAACTATTTTGCGGTCCCGGCGGCCTGGCTTTAGGTGCGTTAAAAGCAAAGATAAAAAAGAACGGCATAATATACAGATTAAAGCATATCTGGGCAACTGATTATGATTTTGATAGTTGTCAAACATATCGTAAAAATATTTGTCCAAAAGATCCTCAATCAGTAATACATGAAGATGTAAGAAAGCTTGATTTAGAGTCATTAGGACCTATTGATGTTTTTGCGTATGGATTTCCTTGTAACGACTTTAGCATAGTTGGCGAATCAAAAGGATTTGATGGCGAATTTGGCCCGCTATATACATATGGTGTGAAGATATTAAATATCTTTAGGCCAAAAATATTTGTGGCCGAAAATGTTTCTGGTTTAAGAAGTGCCAATAACGGTAATGCCTTTAATGTAATTATGAACGATTTAGAGTCAGCAGGAGCGGGTTATAACTTAACTACAAACTTATACAAGTTTGAGCACTATGGTGTACCTCAAACACGACATAGAATACTTATCATTGGAATTGAAAAATCTCTCGGCTTGAGATTCCATGTCCCAAAGCCAACAACGGTGGAAAAACCACCGACTGCTTCACAAGCAATTGAACATCCACCGATTTCTGCAAACGCCCATAATCATGAAATAACTCGTCAATCCAAGAAAGTAATTGAACGTTTAGAGCGTATTAAACCTGGTGAAAATGCATGGAATGCAGATTTGCCAGAAGAACTA
The nucleotide sequence above comes from Candidatus Zixiibacteriota bacterium. Encoded proteins:
- a CDS encoding DNA cytosine methyltransferase — encoded protein: MSKCWANNYVNDEVVLRYGELFCGPGGLALGALKAKIKKNGIIYRLKHIWATDYDFDSCQTYRKNICPKDPQSVIHEDVRKLDLESLGPIDVFAYGFPCNDFSIVGESKGFDGEFGPLYTYGVKILNIFRPKIFVAENVSGLRSANNGNAFNVIMNDLESAGAGYNLTTNLYKFEHYGVPQTRHRILIIGIEKSLGLRFHVPKPTTVEKPPTASQAIEHPPISANAHNHEITRQSKKVIERLERIKPGENAWNADLPEELQLNVKGARLSHIYRRLHPDRPSYTITGSGGGGTHGYHWKESRALTNRERARIQTFPDDFIFMGSKESVRKQIGMAVPPMVSELIFNCILKTIVGTKYKHLDFSELSLENSQLELSV